One part of the Spiroplasma turonicum genome encodes these proteins:
- the mnmA gene encoding tRNA 2-thiouridine(34) synthase MnmA: protein MKKKVIVGLSGGVDSSVSAKLLLDEGYDVEGLFMRNWDSNINNDFLGNSFNGNICPQEQDYNDAIQVAEKLNIKIHRVDFIKEYWDKVFEYFLEEYKKGRTPNPDILCNKFIKFDLFLKHAIEQLGADFIAMGHYAGVIYNEKNKEFELLKAVDDNKDQSYFLSELNQFQLSKTLFPLYKYTKPEVRKIASNYGLSVANKKDSTGICFIGERNFTKFLQNYIPNIPGDIIDIETNTKLGSHIGVMYYTIGQRKGLNLGGYKEPYYVAKKDIEKKILYVSCQSETKYLYSNGCLVSNFNWIIKPNSYFLDDEFTCSAKFRYRQEDVDVKVLKMDSKNLKIVFTKPLRAITEGQQAVLYLNNICIGGGIIDSVF from the coding sequence ATTAAAAAGAAAGTAATTGTAGGTCTTAGTGGTGGAGTAGACTCATCTGTATCTGCTAAATTATTATTAGATGAAGGATATGATGTTGAAGGTCTGTTTATGAGAAACTGAGATAGTAATATTAATAATGACTTTTTAGGTAACTCATTTAATGGAAATATATGCCCTCAAGAACAAGACTATAATGATGCAATTCAAGTTGCAGAAAAGTTAAATATTAAAATACATAGAGTTGATTTTATAAAAGAGTATTGAGATAAAGTGTTTGAATATTTTTTAGAAGAGTATAAAAAAGGTAGAACACCCAATCCTGATATTTTATGCAACAAATTTATTAAGTTTGACTTATTTCTTAAACATGCAATAGAACAACTTGGTGCAGATTTTATAGCAATGGGCCATTATGCAGGTGTAATTTATAATGAAAAAAACAAAGAGTTTGAACTTTTAAAAGCAGTTGATGATAATAAAGATCAAAGTTATTTTTTGTCTGAATTAAATCAATTTCAATTATCTAAAACATTATTTCCATTGTATAAATATACAAAGCCTGAAGTCAGAAAAATAGCATCAAATTATGGTTTGAGTGTTGCTAATAAAAAAGATTCAACTGGTATATGTTTTATTGGAGAAAGAAACTTTACTAAGTTTTTACAAAATTATATTCCTAACATTCCTGGAGATATAATTGACATTGAAACAAATACAAAGCTTGGATCTCACATAGGAGTAATGTATTATACAATTGGTCAAAGAAAAGGTTTGAATTTAGGTGGTTATAAAGAACCTTATTATGTTGCAAAAAAGGACATTGAGAAAAAAATCCTATATGTATCATGTCAAAGTGAAACAAAATATTTATATTCAAATGGTTGTTTGGTTAGCAATTTCAATTGAATTATTAAACCAAACAGTTATTTTTTAGATGATGAATTTACTTGCTCTGCAAAGTTTAGATACAGACAAGAAGATGTAGATGTAAAAGTTTTAAAAATGGATTCAAAAAATTTAAAAATAGTTTTTACAAAGCCACTAAGAGCAATTACAGAAGGGCAACAAGCAGTATTATACCTAAATAATATTTGTATTGGTGGTGGCATTATTGATAGTGTTTTTTAA
- a CDS encoding ABC transporter permease, whose protein sequence is MKNNKNTERISFQKDFSFKQSFLISTQLFKLIGKSFYKNVRGPLFTYVVPLFFTTLFYFLFSKENSTNKGSTILGYLALPCLTTITSLSSSIVEWKNSIFLKRVDTTGISKKNFVFSLWLFYFLVGWSGVIIEILAGMIIGGKDVIELYKDMNWGIFILAISLIALMAIGIATLIGGNVKDSGASEGIAMIIYFTCIFFSGVMLDPRLYESVEGVRIFSYLIPLKYPVALLLYSQYNSIDWNKAGFNIGSWVDNGDVKYENFTSTWQPLLGAILIIVLLFIISSLTFKWNNKK, encoded by the coding sequence GTGAAAAATAATAAAAACACTGAAAGAATTAGTTTTCAAAAAGATTTTAGTTTTAAACAAAGTTTTTTAATTTCAACACAATTATTCAAGTTAATTGGTAAATCATTTTATAAAAATGTAAGAGGGCCTTTATTTACATATGTTGTTCCATTGTTTTTTACAACTTTATTTTATTTCCTTTTTTCAAAAGAGAATTCAACAAATAAAGGTAGCACAATTTTAGGTTACTTAGCACTACCTTGTCTAACTACTATCACCTCATTATCTTCTTCAATTGTAGAATGAAAAAATTCTATATTCTTAAAGAGAGTTGATACAACTGGTATAAGCAAAAAAAACTTTGTTTTCAGTTTATGATTATTTTACTTTTTAGTAGGTTGATCAGGAGTTATTATAGAAATATTAGCAGGTATGATTATTGGAGGTAAAGATGTAATCGAACTTTATAAGGATATGAATTGAGGTATCTTTATATTGGCAATAAGTTTAATTGCTTTAATGGCAATCGGAATTGCTACATTAATTGGTGGTAATGTTAAAGACAGTGGAGCTTCTGAAGGTATAGCAATGATAATATACTTCACTTGTATATTTTTTTCAGGAGTTATGCTTGATCCAAGATTGTATGAATCTGTTGAAGGGGTAAGAATATTTTCATATTTAATACCTTTAAAATACCCAGTTGCTTTATTGTTGTATTCACAATATAATTCTATTGATTGAAACAAGGCTGGTTTTAATATTGGTAGTTGAGTAGATAATGGCGATGTAAAATATGAAAACTTTACTAGCACTTGACAGCCATTATTAGGGGCTATATTAATAATAGTTTTATTGTTTATAATATCTTCACTAACATTCAAATGAAATAATAAAAAATAA
- a CDS encoding ABC transporter ATP-binding protein: protein MKLVEIKNLTKSFKNKTILQNISLTINQGESVAILGKNGAGKTTLVEMIAKITKPTKGEIIINIGKNLKQEIGIQFQEGNWPSGLCAKDIIEFYTSVFPNFSIKKFEELDKTFEIKTFYKTPLNRLSGGQKQRFNALLSIINNPKLIVLDELTTGLDMELQFKILNFFKEVVSKKQTLIIVSHHPEEVEKLCNRIIIIDNKKVLMDKSIEEVKEQFKNVRNLMEMFYRGELSEK from the coding sequence ATGAAATTAGTGGAAATAAAAAACTTAACTAAAAGCTTTAAAAACAAAACTATTTTGCAAAACATTTCATTAACTATTAATCAAGGTGAATCTGTGGCAATTCTAGGAAAAAATGGAGCAGGAAAAACAACCTTAGTTGAAATGATTGCTAAAATTACTAAACCAACAAAAGGTGAAATTATAATTAACATTGGTAAAAATTTGAAACAAGAAATTGGAATACAATTTCAAGAGGGTAATTGACCTTCTGGATTATGCGCCAAAGATATAATAGAATTTTATACATCAGTATTTCCTAATTTTTCAATTAAAAAATTTGAGGAATTGGATAAAACATTTGAAATAAAAACATTTTATAAAACTCCTTTAAATAGGTTGAGTGGTGGTCAAAAACAAAGGTTTAATGCATTATTATCGATTATAAATAATCCCAAGTTGATTGTATTAGACGAATTAACAACTGGTTTAGATATGGAATTGCAATTTAAAATATTAAACTTTTTTAAAGAAGTTGTTTCTAAAAAACAAACTCTTATAATTGTTTCTCATCATCCTGAAGAAGTAGAAAAATTATGTAATAGAATAATTATTATAGATAATAAAAAAGTACTAATGGATAAATCTATTGAGGAAGTTAAAGAACAATTTAAAAATGTTAGAAATTTAATGGAAATGTTTTATAGAGGTGAATTAAGTGAAAAATAA
- the dnaJ gene encoding molecular chaperone DnaJ produces the protein MAKKRDYYEVLGVSKNASEDEIKKAYRKLAKKYHPDISKEPDAEDKFKEATEAAEVLLDDKKRKAYDQFGHDGLSGFGSSFSGFGSGFSDFFSNMGGGNDFFSDIFSSFFGGGSSSGFSSGSRASNSRSSRAKDIVIDVDLNLKELMFGVDKEVKLDLVSECETCNGIGAMSKSDITTCDTCKGQGVVTVVQDMGIAKFQTQQACPKCNGEGKIIKNPCKECKGDGCFVKNKTIKIPIPKGLTPGQQIVMRNIGNYSTVSKSKGNIYINIDLRSSNRLNIVDDYDIKFKFDLSYIDALLSNEITITTLDGNKTIKIPKGIKNGDVITVKNHGLYKGVKSSNRGNLLLEINIVIPDTLSKSEKAAFELLEKETEFKVSNNLLD, from the coding sequence ATGGCGAAAAAACGTGACTATTATGAAGTATTAGGTGTTTCTAAAAATGCTAGTGAAGATGAAATAAAAAAAGCATATAGAAAGTTAGCTAAAAAATATCACCCAGATATTTCTAAAGAGCCTGATGCAGAAGATAAGTTTAAAGAAGCAACCGAAGCTGCAGAGGTACTGTTAGATGATAAAAAAAGAAAAGCATATGATCAATTTGGACACGATGGTTTAAGTGGTTTTGGATCTTCATTTAGTGGTTTTGGATCTGGTTTCAGTGACTTTTTCTCAAACATGGGTGGTGGAAACGATTTCTTCTCAGATATTTTTTCAAGTTTTTTTGGTGGAGGAAGTAGTTCAGGATTTTCTTCAGGCTCAAGAGCATCAAACTCAAGAAGTTCAAGAGCTAAGGATATAGTAATTGATGTAGATTTAAATCTAAAGGAATTAATGTTTGGTGTTGATAAAGAAGTTAAATTAGATTTAGTATCAGAATGTGAAACTTGTAATGGAATTGGAGCTATGTCAAAAAGTGACATTACAACTTGTGACACTTGTAAAGGTCAAGGTGTTGTTACAGTAGTTCAAGACATGGGGATAGCAAAATTTCAAACTCAACAAGCTTGTCCAAAATGTAATGGAGAAGGAAAGATTATTAAAAATCCTTGTAAAGAGTGTAAAGGTGATGGTTGTTTTGTAAAAAATAAAACAATTAAAATACCAATTCCAAAAGGTTTAACACCAGGTCAACAAATTGTTATGAGAAATATAGGTAATTATTCAACTGTTTCAAAATCAAAAGGCAATATATATATAAATATAGATTTACGTTCATCAAATAGGCTAAATATTGTAGATGATTATGATATTAAATTCAAATTTGATTTAAGTTATATAGATGCTTTGTTATCTAATGAAATCACAATAACTACACTTGATGGTAATAAAACAATTAAAATCCCAAAAGGAATAAAAAATGGTGATGTTATAACTGTAAAAAATCATGGTTTATATAAAGGTGTTAAAAGCTCGAACAGGGGTAACTTATTATTAGAGATTAACATTGTTATTCCAGATACATTATCTAAATCCGAAAAAGCAGCGTTTGAGTTACTTGAAAAAGAAACTGAATTTAAAGTAAGTAATAATTTATTAGATTAA
- the dnaK gene encoding molecular chaperone DnaK yields MAKEKIIGIDLGTTNSCVAIMEGGQPMVLENPEGQRTTPSVVAFKNNDIIVGGAAKRQAVTNPNTAISIKRDMGTNKKRNLENKDYTPEQISAEILRYLKKYAEDKLGTKINKAVITVPAYFNDAQRKATKDAGKIAGLEVERIINEPTAAALAYGIDKKDKEMKVLVYDLGGGTFDVSLLELADGTYDVLSTSGDNMLGGDDFDKKIMDWIADKIKKEANIDLSKDKMALQRFKDEAEKAKINLSSQLETEINLPFIAMNENGPVNFSTKLSRAEFEKMTKDLVERTKKPVQDALSEAKLKATEIDQVLLVGGSTRIPAVQEMVKSLLGKEPNRTINPDEVVAMGAAIQGGVLAGDVTDVLLLDVTPLTLGIETMGGVMTPLIPRNTTIPTEKSQVFSTAADNQPAVDINVLQGERPMASDNKSLGQFQLTGIKPAPKGVPQIEVTFKIDVNGIVSVTAKDKDTNEEKTITISNSGSLSEDEIKRMVKEAEENHEADEKKRKNIELKNKAESYLNIIESSLNEAKDQVNDEQKKQSEELAKEIRELIAKDDYEGLEKKMTELEQAMKMASDMMAQQAQNQPNEQIDDSNKEEDKK; encoded by the coding sequence ATGGCAAAAGAAAAAATTATAGGTATAGATTTAGGAACAACAAACTCTTGTGTTGCAATAATGGAAGGTGGTCAACCAATGGTATTAGAAAACCCTGAAGGACAAAGAACTACACCATCAGTTGTTGCATTTAAGAACAATGACATTATAGTCGGTGGAGCAGCTAAAAGACAAGCAGTTACAAATCCAAACACTGCAATATCAATAAAAAGAGATATGGGTACAAATAAAAAAAGAAATCTTGAAAATAAAGATTACACACCAGAACAAATATCTGCAGAAATATTAAGATATCTTAAAAAGTATGCCGAAGATAAATTAGGAACTAAAATTAACAAGGCTGTTATAACTGTTCCTGCATATTTCAATGATGCACAACGTAAAGCTACTAAAGATGCAGGTAAAATTGCAGGTTTAGAAGTTGAAAGAATTATAAATGAACCAACTGCTGCAGCTTTAGCATATGGGATTGACAAAAAAGATAAGGAAATGAAAGTCCTTGTTTATGACTTGGGTGGTGGAACATTTGACGTTTCATTGTTAGAATTAGCAGATGGTACTTATGATGTTTTATCTACATCAGGAGATAATATGCTTGGTGGAGATGATTTTGATAAAAAAATCATGGATTGAATAGCTGATAAAATTAAAAAAGAAGCAAATATTGACTTATCTAAAGATAAAATGGCTTTACAAAGATTTAAAGATGAAGCTGAGAAAGCAAAAATAAATCTTTCAAGTCAATTAGAAACAGAAATTAATTTACCATTCATAGCAATGAATGAGAATGGTCCTGTAAACTTCTCAACAAAACTTTCAAGAGCAGAATTTGAAAAAATGACTAAAGATTTAGTTGAAAGAACTAAAAAACCAGTTCAAGATGCATTAAGTGAAGCTAAGTTAAAAGCTACTGAAATTGATCAAGTATTATTAGTTGGGGGTTCAACTAGAATACCTGCTGTTCAAGAAATGGTTAAATCATTATTAGGTAAAGAACCTAACAGAACTATTAATCCAGATGAAGTTGTTGCAATGGGAGCAGCAATCCAAGGTGGGGTTCTAGCTGGTGATGTTACAGATGTATTGTTATTAGATGTTACACCACTTACTTTAGGTATTGAAACTATGGGTGGAGTTATGACACCATTAATTCCAAGAAACACAACAATTCCTACTGAAAAATCACAAGTATTCTCAACTGCGGCTGACAATCAACCTGCTGTTGATATTAATGTTTTACAAGGTGAAAGACCTATGGCTTCAGATAATAAATCATTAGGACAATTTCAATTAACTGGTATAAAACCTGCTCCAAAAGGAGTTCCACAAATTGAAGTAACATTCAAAATTGATGTTAATGGTATTGTTTCAGTTACTGCAAAAGACAAAGATACAAATGAAGAAAAAACTATAACAATTTCTAATTCAGGAAGCCTAAGTGAAGATGAAATTAAAAGAATGGTTAAAGAAGCAGAAGAAAACCATGAAGCTGATGAGAAAAAACGTAAAAACATTGAATTAAAAAATAAAGCAGAAAGTTATTTAAATATTATAGAATCTTCATTAAATGAAGCAAAAGATCAAGTTAATGATGAGCAAAAAAAACAATCAGAGGAATTAGCAAAAGAAATTAGAGAGTTAATTGCAAAAGATGATTATGAAGGTCTAGAGAAAAAAATGACTGAATTAGAACAAGCAATGAAAATGGCATCAGATATGATGGCTCAACAAGCTCAGAATCAACCTAATGAACAAATAGATGATTCAAATAAAGAAGAAGATAAAAAATAA
- a CDS encoding nucleotide exchange factor GrpE, producing MEPKNSKELFDLIDKLKREINGNIENEKQKVNKNIKNQEKLDQEKTEIDNELKEEKEISDIEKLEYWIVDLVEKNQKLEEEKLMAVADSQNTVKRFQNEYLNIKKYAGEKLASNILPAIDMFRSVLNSSPENPEIKNYLMGFEMIVSQIDQALSNSGISRIDVKEGDDFDPELHSAIEQIETEKFSSGKITNVISNGYKLHDRVIKHANVKVAK from the coding sequence ATGGAACCAAAAAATAGTAAAGAACTTTTTGATTTAATAGATAAATTAAAAAGAGAAATAAATGGAAATATTGAAAACGAAAAACAAAAAGTAAATAAAAATATAAAAAATCAAGAAAAACTAGATCAAGAGAAAACCGAAATTGACAACGAATTAAAAGAAGAAAAAGAAATATCAGACATCGAAAAACTTGAGTACTGAATAGTAGATTTAGTTGAAAAAAATCAGAAGTTAGAAGAAGAAAAACTAATGGCAGTAGCAGATAGTCAAAACACTGTTAAAAGATTTCAAAATGAATACTTAAACATCAAAAAATATGCAGGTGAAAAACTAGCATCGAATATATTACCTGCTATTGATATGTTTAGAAGTGTATTAAATTCTTCACCTGAAAATCCTGAAATTAAAAATTATTTAATGGGGTTTGAAATGATTGTAAGTCAGATAGATCAAGCACTTTCAAATTCAGGAATATCAAGAATAGATGTAAAAGAGGGAGATGATTTTGATCCTGAATTGCATTCTGCAATTGAACAAATTGAAACAGAAAAATTTAGCAGTGGTAAAATCACAAATGTTATATCAAACGGTTATAAATTACATGATAGAGTTATAAAACATGCAAATGTAAAAGTTGCAAAATAA
- the hrcA gene encoding heat-inducible transcriptional repressor HrcA — protein MLSKRQEQILKAIIDEYIKTASPIGSKRIQEIIEIEVSPATIRNESAFLEEQGFIEKAHTSSGRVPSTKGYRYYVDNLMEVNNYDNIKTKIEKIFSKRDLSIDEILDKTSNLISEMTKLATIVVTSNEIDEVKLSKVELIQLTNTKAAVLFVLSNGHIQNKTISLDQVALNDLTISIDLFNERLINSKISEIETKSQVIIPILKKQVKKCEFILQTLVGALIHTESNKSKTSGVKYLLENPEFNDPKKIKSIIEFIETASPFAWFNSQSKKSSKTSVAIGFETGIENDDFAVVKTDFTTELGNKAALALVGPKRIEYDKVSDLLDWIRKKIESKFLGEE, from the coding sequence ATGCTATCAAAACGTCAAGAACAAATTTTAAAAGCAATTATTGATGAATATATTAAAACAGCATCTCCAATTGGTTCTAAAAGAATACAAGAAATTATTGAAATAGAAGTCTCACCAGCAACCATAAGAAATGAATCTGCATTTCTTGAGGAACAAGGTTTTATAGAAAAGGCCCATACTTCATCAGGAAGAGTTCCATCAACAAAGGGATATAGATATTATGTTGATAATCTTATGGAAGTTAACAATTACGACAACATTAAAACTAAAATTGAAAAAATATTTTCAAAAAGAGATTTGTCTATTGACGAAATTTTAGACAAGACCTCTAACTTAATAAGCGAAATGACAAAGTTGGCAACAATAGTTGTTACTTCAAATGAAATTGATGAAGTTAAACTTTCTAAAGTTGAATTAATACAACTAACCAATACTAAAGCGGCAGTTTTATTTGTACTATCTAATGGTCATATTCAAAATAAAACTATAAGTTTAGACCAAGTTGCATTAAATGATCTTACTATTTCAATAGACCTTTTCAATGAAAGATTAATTAACTCAAAAATTTCTGAAATTGAAACAAAGTCTCAAGTAATCATTCCAATATTAAAAAAACAAGTAAAAAAATGTGAATTTATATTGCAAACATTGGTTGGTGCATTAATTCATACAGAATCTAATAAGTCAAAAACTAGTGGAGTTAAGTATTTGCTTGAAAATCCAGAGTTTAATGATCCAAAAAAAATTAAAAGTATCATTGAATTTATTGAAACTGCTTCACCGTTTGCATGGTTTAATTCACAAAGCAAAAAAAGTTCAAAAACATCTGTTGCAATTGGGTTTGAAACAGGTATAGAAAATGATGATTTCGCTGTTGTAAAGACTGATTTCACAACTGAACTTGGTAATAAAGCTGCACTTGCGCTTGTAGGACCGAAAAGAATTGAATATGATAAGGTGTCTGATTTACTTGATTGAATTCGAAAAAAAATAGAAAGTAAGTTTTTAGGAGAGGAGTAA
- a CDS encoding ATP-dependent Clp protease ATP-binding subunit has translation MDFNQRPDPMNDPDILNKYTRNLTLDAKEGKIDPIIGRDDEIMRVIRILSRKTKNNPVLIGEPGVGKTAIAEGLAQRINKGDVPSNLRNKKILELDMGSVMAGASFLGDYEARIKGIVNAIQKENGEVILFIDELHLIVGAGKTGNGGGMDVSNLLKPSLARGGIKVIGATTLKEYREYIEKDAALERRFQKVYVSEPTIDETISILRGLKERFETYHGVRIHDNALIAAAVLSDRYISDRFLPDKAIDLVDEASATIKTEIASVPTELYQLNRKIMQLEIEKAALSKEVDEKSTERLQQCEKELETLKKSQEELNSKWENEKKSLANINKYRSTIDSLKLELESAQSEGKYERAGEIQYSLLPALQKQLLSSLDNNKEKLMSEEVTDDEIAKIISKWTGIKVENLMESEKQKLLHLSTNLRRMVKGQNQALDLVSDAILRSRSGIKDPNKPIGSFLFLGPTGVGKTEVARSLAKTLFGSDKKMVRFDMSEYMEKQSVSKLIGSPPGYVGYEEGGRLTEAIRRTPYSIVLFDEVEKAHPDVFNIFLQILDDGRITDSLGKTVDFKNTIIIMTSNIASEYLMSTPSELIDQEVIDKELKKFFRPEFVNRIDNVITFNSLSKEIIKEIIIKTLNELKERVLINNDYLVNFTEIVIDKILDEGFNKEYGARPIKRYIEKNLETLIARAIVSEEIEPKRNYVVDVQNNNFVITSSNKLN, from the coding sequence ATGGACTTTAATCAAAGACCGGACCCAATGAATGACCCAGATATTTTAAATAAATATACTAGGAATTTAACATTGGATGCAAAAGAAGGAAAAATTGACCCAATAATTGGAAGAGATGACGAGATAATGAGAGTTATCCGTATTTTAAGTAGAAAAACAAAAAATAATCCAGTCCTAATTGGTGAACCAGGAGTTGGTAAAACTGCAATTGCTGAAGGTTTAGCTCAAAGAATCAACAAAGGTGATGTACCAAGTAATCTAAGAAACAAAAAAATATTGGAATTAGATATGGGTAGTGTAATGGCTGGAGCAAGTTTTTTAGGTGATTATGAAGCTAGAATTAAAGGTATTGTAAATGCAATTCAAAAAGAGAATGGAGAAGTAATTTTATTTATTGACGAGCTACATTTAATAGTGGGTGCTGGTAAAACAGGTAATGGTGGAGGAATGGATGTTTCAAATTTACTTAAACCATCATTAGCCAGAGGTGGAATAAAAGTAATTGGTGCAACCACTTTAAAAGAATATAGAGAATATATTGAAAAAGATGCTGCATTAGAAAGAAGATTTCAAAAGGTATATGTAAGTGAACCAACTATAGATGAAACAATATCTATTCTAAGGGGCTTAAAAGAAAGATTTGAAACTTATCATGGAGTAAGAATTCATGATAACGCTCTTATTGCAGCTGCTGTTTTAAGTGATAGATATATTTCAGATAGATTTTTACCTGATAAGGCTATTGATTTAGTTGATGAAGCAAGTGCGACAATTAAAACAGAAATTGCTTCAGTTCCAACTGAACTTTATCAATTAAATAGAAAAATTATGCAGTTAGAAATTGAAAAAGCAGCATTATCAAAAGAAGTTGATGAAAAATCAACTGAAAGATTACAACAATGTGAAAAAGAACTTGAAACTTTAAAGAAAAGTCAAGAAGAGTTAAATTCAAAATGAGAAAATGAAAAAAAATCACTTGCAAATATTAACAAATATAGATCAACAATTGATTCATTGAAGTTGGAATTAGAAAGCGCTCAATCAGAAGGAAAATACGAAAGAGCTGGTGAAATTCAATACTCTTTATTACCTGCATTACAAAAACAATTATTAAGTTCTTTAGATAATAATAAAGAAAAATTAATGTCAGAGGAAGTAACAGACGATGAAATTGCTAAAATTATTTCAAAGTGAACTGGAATAAAAGTTGAAAATCTAATGGAGTCTGAAAAACAAAAATTACTACATTTATCAACAAATCTAAGGAGAATGGTTAAAGGACAAAATCAAGCATTAGACCTTGTTTCGGATGCAATTTTAAGAAGTAGAAGTGGTATAAAAGACCCAAACAAACCAATTGGTAGTTTCTTATTTCTTGGACCAACAGGTGTTGGTAAAACAGAAGTAGCTAGATCATTGGCAAAAACTTTATTTGGTAGTGATAAAAAAATGGTTAGATTTGATATGTCAGAGTATATGGAGAAACAATCAGTATCAAAATTAATAGGTTCTCCACCAGGGTATGTTGGTTATGAAGAAGGTGGAAGATTAACTGAAGCAATAAGAAGAACTCCTTATTCAATTGTACTTTTTGATGAAGTTGAAAAAGCACATCCTGATGTATTTAATATTTTCTTACAAATATTAGATGATGGTAGAATAACTGATTCACTTGGTAAAACAGTTGATTTTAAAAATACAATTATAATAATGACTTCTAATATAGCTTCAGAATATTTGATGAGTACGCCTAGCGAGTTAATTGATCAAGAAGTGATTGACAAAGAACTAAAAAAATTCTTTAGACCTGAATTTGTTAATAGAATTGATAATGTAATTACTTTTAATTCATTATCTAAAGAAATAATTAAAGAAATAATTATAAAAACATTAAATGAGCTAAAAGAAAGAGTACTAATTAACAATGATTATTTAGTAAACTTTACTGAAATCGTAATTGATAAAATACTAGATGAAGGCTTTAATAAAGAATATGGTGCTAGGCCTATAAAACGTTATATTGAAAAAAATTTAGAAACATTAATTGCTAGAGCCATTGTATCTGAAGAAATAGAGCCTAAGAGAAATTATGTTGTTGATGTACAAAATAATAATTTTGTTATAACTTCATCAAATAAATTAAATTAG
- the hemW gene encoding radical SAM family heme chaperone HemW — MKIWSIKKDIKSLYVHIPFCEHICFYCDFVKVKKPTKKEELIYEYLDKLELELNSYNDKLDYIQTIYIGGGTPSCLDNEQTIRMCKILDKYTKYVSEYSIELNPESVTYDKLKIYKKHNINRLSIGVQSFDNELLKKIGRVHDNSKAIEAYKTARKVGFNNISIDLMYNLFDQKPNNIYTDLDYISNLKPDHISWYSLIMKENSVWGKMKLKKPSNDEDFDNIVNNGLKDLDYSRYEISNYSLTSNKKSIHNLSYWNCDLFAGVGVGASGFEFINNNFYLTNNKGNYLKYNKEYELVSTSDLYFQIMMMGLRLIDGIDIKEGLNNKAYLYFQKPINDNIKEGLLTIMNNKLMCTARGINILNEILVSFL, encoded by the coding sequence ATGAAAATTTGGTCAATAAAAAAAGATATTAAAAGTTTATATGTTCACATTCCATTTTGTGAACATATTTGCTTTTATTGTGACTTTGTAAAGGTCAAAAAACCTACAAAAAAAGAAGAGTTAATTTATGAATATTTAGATAAATTAGAACTAGAATTAAATTCTTATAATGATAAATTAGATTACATTCAGACAATTTATATTGGTGGTGGAACACCCAGTTGTTTAGATAATGAACAAACTATTAGAATGTGCAAAATACTTGATAAGTATACTAAGTATGTTTCAGAATACAGTATTGAATTAAATCCTGAATCAGTTACATATGACAAATTAAAAATTTATAAAAAACATAATATAAATAGATTAAGCATTGGTGTGCAAAGTTTTGATAATGAACTATTAAAAAAAATTGGTAGAGTACATGATAATTCTAAAGCAATTGAAGCATATAAAACTGCTCGTAAAGTTGGTTTTAATAATATAAGCATTGATTTAATGTATAATTTGTTTGATCAAAAACCCAACAATATCTACACAGATTTAGATTATATAAGCAATTTAAAACCAGACCATATTTCATGATATTCACTAATAATGAAGGAAAATTCAGTTTGAGGTAAAATGAAATTAAAAAAACCATCAAATGATGAAGATTTTGATAATATAGTAAACAATGGTCTTAAGGACTTGGATTATTCAAGGTATGAAATATCTAATTATTCTTTAACATCTAATAAAAAATCTATTCACAACTTATCATATTGGAACTGTGATTTATTTGCAGGAGTTGGTGTTGGAGCAAGTGGATTTGAATTTATTAATAATAATTTTTATTTAACAAATAACAAAGGAAATTATCTTAAATACAATAAAGAATATGAGTTAGTAAGTACTAGTGATTTATACTTTCAAATAATGATGATGGGTCTAAGATTAATTGATGGTATTGATATTAAAGAAGGACTTAACAATAAAGCATATTTATATTTTCAAAAGCCTATCAATGATAATATTAAAGAAGGTTTATTAACTATAATGAATAATAAATTAATGTGTACTGCTAGAGGAATAAATATATTAAATGAAATTTTAGTATCATTTTTATAA